One part of the Equus asinus isolate D_3611 breed Donkey chromosome 6, EquAss-T2T_v2, whole genome shotgun sequence genome encodes these proteins:
- the LOC106838529 gene encoding MAL-like protein isoform X2, with the protein MAPGGGRRSRVPVPARQARCVPSDGSGRRPRHFGGSLGARRAGSDRAGRAAAWAPPSWVPGASALNPPRARGDRAAGLLEQVSDHRGARALRPVPRPRQHASMDDGPLPSGIKVFTTCPDLLFSLEFVFGGLVWILIASSQVPLPLLQGWVMFASVFCFVGTTALLFLYLIGAHGGETSWVSLMFSYIAALLYVVHAVFSVVRWKWPSVNNS; encoded by the exons ATGGCGCCCGGAGGTGGACGCAGGAGTCGGGTCCCCGTCCCGGCTCGGCAGGCCCGCTGCGTGCCCTCGGACGGTTCAGGGCGGCGCCCGAGGCACTTTGGCGGGTCCCTTGGGGCGCGCAGGGCTGGTTCGGaccgggcggggcgggcggccgcCTGGGCTCCTCCCTCCTGGGTCCCGGGCGCCTCTGCTCTTAATCCTCCCCGCGCGCGGGGGGACCGGGCCGCTGGGCTCCTAGAGCAGGTGAGCGATCACCGCGGAGCCAGAGCCTTGCGTCCTGTCCCGAGGCCACGCCAGCACGCCAGCATGGATGACGGACCCCTGCCCAGCGGCATCAAAGTCTTCACCACCTGCCCAGATCTGCTTTTCAGTTTAGAATTT gtCTTTGGGGGCCTTGTGTGGATCCTGATCGCCTCGTCCCaggtgcccctccccctgctccaggGCTGGGTGATGTTCGCGTCCGTGTTCTGCTTCGTGGGCACCACTGCCCTGCTCTTTCTGTACCTAATTGGTGCCCATGGTGGTGAGACTTCCTGGGTCTCCCTG ATGTTTTCGTACATAGCCGCTCTGCTGTACGTGGTCCATGCGGTGTTTTCTGTAGTCAGATGGAAGTGGCCTTCAGTGAACAACAGCTGA
- the LOC106838529 gene encoding myelin and lymphocyte protein-like isoform X1 yields the protein MAPGGGRRSRVPVPARQARCVPSDGSGRRPRHFGGSLGARRAGSDRAGRAAAWAPPSWVPGASALNPPRARGDRAAGLLEQVSDHRGARALRPVPRPRQHASMDDGPLPSGIKVFTTCPDLLFSLEFVFGGLVWILIASSQVPLPLLQGWVMFASVFCFVGTTALLFLYLIGAHGGETSWVSLDAAYHSAAALFYLSAAILEALAMILMEDKVTYEHYLENIFAAMFSYIAALLYVVHAVFSVVRWKWPSVNNS from the exons ATGGCGCCCGGAGGTGGACGCAGGAGTCGGGTCCCCGTCCCGGCTCGGCAGGCCCGCTGCGTGCCCTCGGACGGTTCAGGGCGGCGCCCGAGGCACTTTGGCGGGTCCCTTGGGGCGCGCAGGGCTGGTTCGGaccgggcggggcgggcggccgcCTGGGCTCCTCCCTCCTGGGTCCCGGGCGCCTCTGCTCTTAATCCTCCCCGCGCGCGGGGGGACCGGGCCGCTGGGCTCCTAGAGCAGGTGAGCGATCACCGCGGAGCCAGAGCCTTGCGTCCTGTCCCGAGGCCACGCCAGCACGCCAGCATGGATGACGGACCCCTGCCCAGCGGCATCAAAGTCTTCACCACCTGCCCAGATCTGCTTTTCAGTTTAGAATTT gtCTTTGGGGGCCTTGTGTGGATCCTGATCGCCTCGTCCCaggtgcccctccccctgctccaggGCTGGGTGATGTTCGCGTCCGTGTTCTGCTTCGTGGGCACCACTGCCCTGCTCTTTCTGTACCTAATTGGTGCCCATGGTGGTGAGACTTCCTGGGTCTCCCTG GACGCAGCCTACCACAGTGCTGCTGCCCTGTTTTACCTCAGCGCTGCCATCCTGGAGGCTTTGGCCATGATTCTCATGGAAGATAAAGTCACGTACGAACATTACCTTGAAAACATCTTTGCTGCG ATGTTTTCGTACATAGCCGCTCTGCTGTACGTGGTCCATGCGGTGTTTTCTGTAGTCAGATGGAAGTGGCCTTCAGTGAACAACAGCTGA